The following are encoded together in the Bradyrhizobium algeriense genome:
- a CDS encoding DUF3309 family protein: MSIGTIILIILIIALLGGFSGVGGGPFYGTGYYGGGGLGLVIVILLILLLLGKL, encoded by the coding sequence ATGTCTATCGGCACAATCATTCTGATCATTCTTATTATCGCCCTGCTCGGCGGCTTCAGCGGCGTCGGCGGTGGACCGTTCTACGGCACGGGCTATTACGGCGGCGGCGGTCTTGGTCTTGTGATCGTGATCCTGCTGATCCTGCTGCTGCTCGGGAAGCTTTAG